From Papilio machaon chromosome 2, ilPapMach1.1, whole genome shotgun sequence, the proteins below share one genomic window:
- the LOC106716883 gene encoding protein disulfide-isomerase A6 homolog, giving the protein MLQMRSLGILLFVAGTYALYDSSSDVIELTPSNFDRLVTKSDEIWIVEFYAPWCGHCKNLVPEYKKAARALKGIIKVGGVDADQHKDLAQRYGVTGFPTIKVFSGIKHTPYQGQRTAEGFVDAGIKAAKEKAYENLGKKSGGSSDKSDVITLTDSNFKELVLDSEDLWLVEFYAPWCGHCKNLEPHWAKAATELKGKVKVGALDATVHQAMASRYQVQGYPTIKLFNAGKKTSDSVEDYNGGRTSSDIVAYALEKLAENIAPPEIVQVVNEETMKVCSEKPLCVVSILPHILDCNAACRNDYIAILARLGDKYKNKMWGWVWTEAGAQPALEEALELGGFGYPAMAVVNAKKLKFSTLRGSFSETGINEFLRDLSFGRGQTAPVKGAEMPKISTTEPWDGKDGELPPEEDIDLSDVDLEKDEL; this is encoded by the exons ATGTTACAAATGCGTAGTCTAg GTATTCTCCTATTCGTGGCGGGGACGTATGCTTTGTACGACTCCTCGTCGGACGTAATAGAATTGACTCCCAGCAATTTCGATAGACTCGTCACTAAATCTGATGAAATATGGATAGTTGAATTTTACGCTCCATGGTGTGGACACTGTAAGAACCTTGTTCCCGAATATAAAAAAGCTGCTCGCGCGTTAAAG GGCATCATCAAAGTAGGTGGTGTAGATGCAGATCAACACAAAGACTTGGCACAGAGGTATGGAGTTACTGGTTTCCCAACTATCAAAGTGTTCTCTGGTATCAAACATACTCCATACCAGGGCCAAAGAACTGCTGAAGGGTTTGTGGATGCTGGAATCAAGGCGGCAAAGGAGAAAGCATATGAAAACCTCGGGAAGAAGTCTGGTGGATCATCTGACAAG TCTGATGTAATCACACTGACTGACAGCAACTTTAAAGAACTGGTGCTGGACAGTGAAGATCTCTGGTTGGTGGAGTTCTACGCCCCCTGGTGTGGTCACTGCAAGAACCTGGAGCCCCACTGGGCGAAAGCTGCAACGGAACTCAAAGGAAAG gTAAAAGTTGGTGCATTAGATGCAACAGTGCACCAGGCTATGGCCTCTCGTTACCAAGTCCAAGGCTACCCCACCATCAAGCTGTTCAATGCTGGCAAGAAGACATCCGACTCTGTGGAGGACTACAACGGTGGAAGGACATCGAGCGATATTGTGGCTTATGCATTGGAGAAGCTCGCTGAGAATATTGCCCCGCCAGAAATTGTTCAG GTAGTAAATGAAGAGACTATGAAGGTGTGTAGCGAGAAGCCATTGTGTGTGGTGTCCATACTGCCCCACATCTTGGATTGCAATGCGGCGTGCCGTAATGACTACATCGCTATACTAGCCCGTCTCGGTGACAAATATAAGAATAAGATGTGGGG ATGGGTATGGACGGAGGCTGGAGCGCAGCCTGCACTGGAGGAGGCTCTGGAGCTGGGCGGGTTTGGATATCCGGCCATGGCAGTTGTCAATGCTAAGAAACTCAAGTTCTCTACGCTCAGAGGATCATTCTCTGAAACTGGAATCAACGAGTTCCTAAG GGATCTTTCATTCGGACGTGGCCAAACTGCACCAGTGAAAGGCGCTGAAATGCCAAAGATCAGTACCACAGAGCCCTGGGACGGGAAGGATGGAGAATTACCTCCCGAAGAGGACATTGATCTCTCCGATGTTGACTTGGAGAAGGATGAGTTATAA
- the LOC106716895 gene encoding deoxynucleoside kinase, which yields MPRSMLYGTLFKVCRQFHKMSIPATKPFTVFVEGNIGSGKTTFLEHFRRFEDITLLTEPVEEWRNLRGWNLLDLMYKDPAKWAMTFQAYVSLTMLEMHRRTTTTPVKLMERSIYSARYCFVEHMMKSGVMHPAQFAVLDEWFRFIHQQIPIDADLIVYLKTSPSVVYDRIKKRARSEEQCVPLSYIEELHKLHEDWLINRVHAECPAPVLVIDADLDLSQITEEYKKSEHRILRQAVDVVMNSPNKLSPKKPITGSPISIVPKIRL from the exons atGCCACGTTCAATGTTATATGGAACTctttttaaag TTTGCAGACAGTTTCATAAAATGAGTATTCCCGCAACAAAACCATTCACTGTATTCGTAGAAGGCAATATTGGCAGTGGTAAAACAACATTCCTAGAACATTTTAGACGATTCGAAGATATCACGTTATTGACGGAACCTGTTGAAGAATGGCGAAATCTTCGTGGATGGAATCTATTG GACCTCATGTACAAGGATCCAGCAAAATGGGCAATGACTTTTCAAGCGTACGTCTCACTTACTATGTTGGAAATGCATCGCAGAACGACTACTACGCCGGTGAAACTAATGGAGCGCTCAATATACAGCGCTCGATACTGCTTTGTAGAACACATGATGAAATCAGGTGTCATGCACCCTGCTCAGTTTGCAGTTCTTGATGAATGGTTCAGGTTTATCCACCAACAGATACCTATTGATGCAGATCTTATTG tgTACCTAAAAACAAGCCCCAGTGTTGTGTATGATAGGATAAAGAAGAGAGCCCGCTCTGAGGAGCAGTGTGTCCCGCTGTCTTATATAGAAGAGTTGCACAAGCTGCATGAAGACTGGTTGATCAACAGGGTGCATGCTGAGTGTCCCGCTCCT GTGCTTGTAATAGATGCAGATCTGGATTTATCTCAAATAACCGAGGAGTATAAGAAAAGTGAACACAGAATCCTGAGACAAGCGGTTGATGTTGTGATGAACTCACCAAACAAACTTAGCCCTAAGAAACCTATCACAGGCTCTCCTATATCTATTGTACCAAAGATAAGACTTTAA